The Toxotes jaculatrix isolate fToxJac2 chromosome 17, fToxJac2.pri, whole genome shotgun sequence genomic interval TTTGACAAAACACCAGAGAACTAAGCACAGCTCAAGTGGAGAAGGCATTGTGTCTTCATGCATTTTACAACACAAGTGGTGACTACTGAAAGTttcagtttaaagaaaatgttatcACTCTTACTGATTAAATCACACTATGGAGTGATAGTAACACCTCACCTTGAACCCAGGACCTTTTTCCCACTATGAGGCACTGAGCTAcctggagaaaaaacaaagctctgCACTTGAGATACAAACACAGTACATCACAGCTATATAAACCCTCCTACATTCAATAAAACGCCCATCCACCACCTTGGACCAATCAGCCAATCTGATTGGCCACACCTCTTCTGTGATTGCTCACCTGTGAAAAACTAACATCTGCCACTGTGAAGAGATATGTGACTTCCCTTTTTAAGATAAACGTTTCTTAAAAACTGATAATTGAGCGCTGTGATACTCAGAGCCGTGTTTTATTGTCATCTTTCAGGGCTTCAGTTACTCGATATCCTGCCAAAGTTACGGTGAGCCATCCTTCTGTTCATATTTGATTTTGTCTCAGGTTTCAAAGCAGATTTTagataatatattaaaatgttgattttagAGATTTGAAGTTCACAATCACTGCAAGCAGAATGGTTCTTTTAAGAAAAGATGAATGCAATTTGTGTCCATTAATGACAGCAATTTGAGCAAAAGtatttgtcattgtgtttttgttttttgtttttttgttttttaatgaaaatggcATTTAAATGTGACGGTGTGTCTTCTCCGGTGATCTGTACGGACGTGGTGTGCAGGGAGCAGGATGATGAAGACCTGATTATTCAATGTGAAGCTTTTGAAGAAGCAATGgctgaagatgaggaggagctTTTGCAGGTATATGGGGGCATTGACATGAGTAATCACCTGGAGGTCTTCACCACACTCTTCAACAAGGTGAGAACTGACTGTCTGTTTATCATCTCCTGCTAAAATAAGATAGTCCAGTAAATTGGAAACTGATGGatgaatatataatatatattaaaaatatctttCTGAATAATACAGTTTCTTGGATTAAGTTTTTGTGGCACTGGCACATTATTAGATGTAGGTATATAAACATGACAAACCTTCCTAATTTATCcgtatgcatgtgtttatgcGTGTGCAGGTGAGCAGCTCTCCAGtctctctccagctgctgtCCATCCTGCAGACGTTGTTGGTGCTGGGGCCGAACCGCTCTGATATCTGGCTTGCTCTGGAGGCCATCACTAACAGAGCTATTCTGCTGGCCCAGGACTGTGAGTCAGCACTGAAGCAACAATACATTCATTATAGGTCAACACTCTGAGGAGGCTAATGGCTAGCTAATAGCCTTCTTAGTGATTAATGTGTGAAGGGGAGTGATTATTTAGGGAAGTAGATCATAGTGCTACTGTAGATGCTGCTGTGCATAGATGGTGACAGGACAGCTgaaggcttttgttttgtttgtgtgtgtgtgtgtgtgtgtgtgtgtgtgtgtgtgtgtgtgtgtgtgtgtgtgtgtgtgtgtgtgtgtgtgtgtgtgtgtgtgtgtgtgtgtgtgtgtgtgtgtgtgtgtgtgtgtgtgtgtgtgtgtgtgtgtgtgtgtgtgtttggttttgtgcTCCAGCTCAGATGGAGTCTTGTGAGAAGATCATGCAGCGGCTGATGTTTTCCAAAGGGAAGACCTATGAAGGACATCATGAAGTGGACGGGCAGCCAATCAGGGTGGACAAGTTTGTGCAGACTGATCTGGACAAAGAGAGGCTAGACAAAAGCACAGCGTCCTCTCAGAAGCCACtctgttcctctcctccacctcctccaccaccaccacctcccgtACCCCCCAGTATGCTCCAACCTTCTAACCAGTgtccacccccaccaccaccgcctcctcctcctccgccaccACTACCTGGAGGGTTTGGTggacctccaccaccacctcccttACCTGGCATGCCACttccaccaccagcaccaccgcTACCCTGCGGTCCAGGCatacctcctccaccacctctgcCACCCATACCAGGGATGGGCGGCgtaccaccgccaccaccaccacctctgtTTCCTGGTATggcgcctcctcctcctcctcccccaggCATGATATTGGCTCAGAGTAGCCAGTCCCTGGGGTGCAGTGCACCCTCAAAGACATACAGATGTCCCACCCTGAGGATGAAAAAACTTAACTGGCAGAAACTCCGCTCTGTTACTGGTGAGTGGATAACACATTCTTGTGAAGGCTCAAATCATTTTTACAATCTGCCCCCGGCTGAATCTAATTTCAAGAGCCAAAGCCAACTTTGATAAATATTAAGACTAAAAAGCACAAAAAGTTTTTCCTCCATCTGTAATACCAATCCATCAAAACAGTATTCACCCCTTCAGGCCACTGTATTTGTTTAAATAGAACACTATTACGGAAAGATATTGGCAGATGGGACCTGGGTACATAATAGTTGATGAGGATGTGAAATTGATATGAACAGCTCTCCATCTGAAAGCTGAACAGACGAATATTTCATAATCGAGTGTTATTTAATGTGGGTGTTGCACAGGATTCCCCCGAGTTTTGAGAGAAGAGGGAACATCACTTTCAAATGAGTTTCAGCCACGGTGGGGTTTGCTAACACAACAGAGCCACATGAGTTCCTGACAGGTTACTTTCTTtctccacacacgcacactcacacagatggtCACTCCATGTGGGCTTCGGTTCAGAGAGAGCCGCCTCCTCGGGAGCCGGACTACAGCAGTATCGAGCAGCTGTTCTGTCTCCCGGTGACCGAGCACAAAGACAAGGGGGCAGCTGCTCCTGTCAAGAAGGAGCCTAAAGAGGTGCGCTTGGACAACACTCGACGCCGCTTCTCAGAGCTGTAGCACTCAGAACAAATGCACCTGATTATCAAAAGCTGAATAATCAATATGCCTCTctacccccacccctccatcccCATCATTTTTCAACAGATTACATTCATTGatccaaagaaaaacttgaatCTGAACATATTTCTGAAGCAGTTCAAATGGTGAGATATTACACAttattttcaagttttttttttaaatacattttggaCTATTTACAACTCAATATTTTTACCTTTCTCTATCCAGCACAAATGAGGAGTTTGTAGCCATGATTCAGAACGGGGACCGAACCAGGTTTGATGTTGAGGTGCTAAAACAGCTTCTGAAGCTTTTACCAGAGAAGCACGAGGTGCGTTCTAGCAACACTCTTAACTACAAAAGCTCTTATCTACCAACTAAGGGCACACTTGGAAATGACATTGCATATCTGAGTCAGTCTCTTGTGCCTTGATGTAGATTGAAAATTTGAAGTCCTTccaaggagagaaagacaagttGGCGAATGTTGACCGCTTCTACACCTCCCTCCTCAGCGTGCCATGGTAACTTTCATCCCCAGTTCTTGTTTATTAATTATGTGCGTGCTGCATACATGATATTCTCAATCCAGTTTAAGCCACCAGTGAATACTTAGCTCTGTGCTTACGCTTGCCGCcttgtttgtctctgcagtTATCAGTTGAGGATTGAGTGCATGTTGTTGTGTGAGGAGACTTCATCAGTGCTGGACATGCTCAAACCTAAGGTCAAACTGGTAGAGGAGGCCTGCCAGTGTAAGTGGACTGAAGGCCTTCACCTGTTTTTTGCTTAAAAAGCtaattttatttatcaattaaactttttttttttttttttaacaaaactaACCAGATGTAACTGCTTTCTCAGCTCTCAGAGCCAGCATGCTCATGCCCAGTTTCTGCAGGCTCATCCTTGATGTTGGAAATTTTCTCAACTATGTAAGCAACtctcatttatattttacttactTACGCTGACATTTAGACAGAGCTTGCATTTTTAATTATCGCTCTACTTCCAGGGAAGTCACACAGGGAACGCAGAGGGGTTCAAGATCAGCTCTCTGCTCAAGCTCACTGAGACCAAGGCAAACAAGAGCCGCATTACGCTGCTTCATCACATCCTAGAGGTATACAAACTGGTTCACAGCTGgcgtaacttttttttttttttcccccctcagtcATGAACCTGTTTAATTACCCCACTGTGTGGCTTGTTTTCCAAAGGAAGCAGAGGCAAACCACCCGGAGCTGTTGGCGCTGCCAGACGATATACAGATCTGTGAAAAAGCAGCAGGGTACAGAAAACTTTCACATCTACTTGAGCTCATGTTTTTCAAGATCTGTAACAGACGACAACGTAATGCTTCCACTTGGTCCTCAGGGTTAATCTGGACTCTGTTCAGTCAGAAGCCAGTGCCTTACTAAAACGACTGAATGAGACAGCCAAGAAGGTCTCCAACTcggtggaggaggtgaaggagcaATACACAAAACTTCTGGACGTAAGATAATAGTCTCTGCTTTGCccacaaataataaataatagattACTTGATGATGTTTGGGGCAGCTGGATCCACATCCCGAACGCCGTCCTATTCTCTTTTCCAGGAAAGTCTGGATGCGTGTCGAGCTTTAAGCGAAAGGTTCGCCGAGATCAACAAGCAGAAGACTGAGCTGGCTGTCTACTTATGTGAGGATGCTAATCAGCTGTCCCTCGAGGAACTCTTTGGAACCATGAGCACCTTTCGAGCCCTTTTCATCAAGGCCCTGAAGGTCAGGGAAGATACTTTGTTGGTGTTAGTCATATTTTTACTGCATCTTGTGTATGAGGGTGGTGTTTGTCTTGGGATTATTTGTATCATGCTACTGTGACAAAACttgaaaatgttaatatttctCTGCCCAAAAGATACAAAGACAAGTCGCTGTGTACATTTTGTTCTTGGCAGTGAGTGACATCCTTTCTTTCATgataacaggaaaacaaaaccaggaaaGAGCAGGCAGCCAAggctgagaagagaaagaggcagcTGGCAGAGGAAGAGTCCAAGAGACAGAAGGGAGAGAATGGAAAAATAAGTAAGTTTTGCCTTCCCTTCCTTCACCAACAAAGTCCTCACA includes:
- the inf2 gene encoding inverted formin-2 isoform X2, with the protein product MSGKSDGKKKWAAVRDRLGSSQDSDTQQEANLESADPELCIRLLQVPTVVNYSGLKRRLEGSDQTWMVQFLELSGLDLLLEALDRLSGRGCSRIADALLQLTCVSCVRAVMNSSAGIHFIIENEGYIRKLSQALDTSNTMVKKQVFELLAALSMFSTEGHHLALDALDHYKGVKTQQYRFSVIMNELQATDNVPYMVTLLSVINALIFGTDDLRQRDKMRKEFIGLQLLDILPKLREQDDEDLIIQCEAFEEAMAEDEEELLQVYGGIDMSNHLEVFTTLFNKVSSSPVSLQLLSILQTLLVLGPNRSDIWLALEAITNRAILLAQDSQMESCEKIMQRLMFSKGKTYEGHHEVDGQPIRVDKFVQTDLDKERLDKSTASSQKPLCSSPPPPPPPPPPVPPSMLQPSNQCPPPPPPPPPPPPPLPGGFGGPPPPPPLPGMPLPPPAPPLPCGPGIPPPPPLPPIPGMGGVPPPPPPPLFPGMAPPPPPPPGMILAQSSQSLGCSAPSKTYRCPTLRMKKLNWQKLRSVTDGHSMWASVQREPPPREPDYSSIEQLFCLPVTEHKDKGAAAPVKKEPKEITFIDPKKNLNLNIFLKQFKCTNEEFVAMIQNGDRTRFDVEVLKQLLKLLPEKHEIENLKSFQGEKDKLANVDRFYTSLLSVPCYQLRIECMLLCEETSSVLDMLKPKVKLVEEACQSLRASMLMPSFCRLILDVGNFLNYGSHTGNAEGFKISSLLKLTETKANKSRITLLHHILEEAEANHPELLALPDDIQICEKAAGVNLDSVQSEASALLKRLNETAKKVSNSVEEVKEQYTKLLDESLDACRALSERFAEINKQKTELAVYLCEDANQLSLEELFGTMSTFRALFIKALKENKTRKEQAAKAEKRKRQLAEEESKRQKGENGKIIKKGAVPQNDGCIIENLLAEIRKGFSLRKTRPRCDSESLPSSEMRSDTCPPGSSVKPADGKAAEIATISGPTKTQTEGHQASTGEVNGFISPSEKIPPAPLSAGSDGPAVPLNAPPGEPAMMTQAPLQRPVSLQKDQQAEESAVPSLDVMQPLPECKGEHQPSTNGFSLDSTETSVLSPSSLSDSDLLEAVLDGTSCPVDISVNVQIKECPLPNTDINETQSSESNIVGDGKGESSNKISHLTETVGQEKGGEKRESIIERMCGQDEVGGHKHPDPKTNVTALGEGIEGCDVPDGPEPEAVPAPKKQQSFFKKNKKKSNQGNSGKGHTKHKKGCVLQ
- the inf2 gene encoding inverted formin-2 isoform X1: MSGKSDGKKKWAAVRDRLGSSQDSDTQQEANLESADPELCIRLLQVPTVVNYSGLKRRLEGSDQTWMVQFLELSGLDLLLEALDRLSGRGCSRIADALLQLTCVSCVRAVMNSSAGIHFIIENEGYIRKLSQALDTSNTMVKKQVFELLAALSMFSTEGHHLALDALDHYKGVKTQQYRFSVIMNELQATDNVPYMVTLLSVINALIFGTDDLRQRDKMRKEFIGLQLLDILPKLREQDDEDLIIQCEAFEEAMAEDEEELLQVYGGIDMSNHLEVFTTLFNKVSSSPVSLQLLSILQTLLVLGPNRSDIWLALEAITNRAILLAQDSQMESCEKIMQRLMFSKGKTYEGHHEVDGQPIRVDKFVQTDLDKERLDKSTASSQKPLCSSPPPPPPPPPPVPPSMLQPSNQCPPPPPPPPPPPPPLPGGFGGPPPPPPLPGMPLPPPAPPLPCGPGIPPPPPLPPIPGMGGVPPPPPPPLFPGMAPPPPPPPGMILAQSSQSLGCSAPSKTYRCPTLRMKKLNWQKLRSVTDGHSMWASVQREPPPREPDYSSIEQLFCLPVTEHKDKGAAAPVKKEPKEITFIDPKKNLNLNIFLKQFKCTNEEFVAMIQNGDRTRFDVEVLKQLLKLLPEKHEIENLKSFQGEKDKLANVDRFYTSLLSVPCYQLRIECMLLCEETSSVLDMLKPKVKLVEEACQSLRASMLMPSFCRLILDVGNFLNYGSHTGNAEGFKISSLLKLTETKANKSRITLLHHILEEAEANHPELLALPDDIQICEKAAGVNLDSVQSEASALLKRLNETAKKVSNSVEEVKEQYTKLLDESLDACRALSERFAEINKQKTELAVYLCEDANQLSLEELFGTMSTFRALFIKALKENKTRKEQAAKAEKRKRQLAEEESKRQKGENGKIIKKGAVPQNDGCIIENLLAEIRKGFSLRKTRPRCDSESLPSSEMRSDTCPPGSSVKPADGKAAEIATISGPTKTQTEGHQASTGEVNGFISPSEKIPPAPLSAGSDGPAVPLNAPPGEPAMMTQAPLQRPVSLQKDQQAEESAVPSLDVMQPLPECKGEHQPSTNGFSLDSTETSVLSPSSLSDSDLLEAVLDGTSCPVDISVNVQIKECPLPNTDINETQSSESNIVGDGKGESSNKISHLTETVGQEKGGEKRESIIERMCGQDEVGGHKHPDPKTNVTALGEGIEGCDVPDGPEPEAVPAPKKQQSFFKKNKKKSNQGNPSINLNKHHAWHASLLTCLKGKSLFVLFLLHFTFYILCMGYLSICS
- the inf2 gene encoding inverted formin-2 isoform X3, which encodes MSGKSDGKKKWAAVRDRLGSSQDSDTQQEANLESADPELCIRLLQVPTVVNYSGLKRRLEGSDQTWMVQFLELSGLDLLLEALDRLSGRGCSRIADALLQLTCVSCVRAVMNSSAGIHFIIENEGYIRKLSQALDTSNTMVKKQVFELLAALSMFSTEGHHLALDALDHYKGVKTQQYRFSVIMNELQATDNVPYMVTLLSVINALIFGTDDLRQRDKMRKEFIGLQLLDILPKLREQDDEDLIIQCEAFEEAMAEDEEELLQVYGGIDMSNHLEVFTTLFNKVSSSPVSLQLLSILQTLLVLGPNRSDIWLALEAITNRAILLAQDSQMESCEKIMQRLMFSKGKTYEGHHEVDGQPIRVDKFVQTDLDKERLDKSTASSQKPLCSSPPPPPPPPPPVPPSMLQPSNQCPPPPPPPPPPPPPLPGGFGGPPPPPPLPGMPLPPPAPPLPCGPGIPPPPPLPPIPGMGGVPPPPPPPLFPGMAPPPPPPPGMILAQSSQSLGCSAPSKTYRCPTLRMKKLNWQKLRSVTDGHSMWASVQREPPPREPDYSSIEQLFCLPVTEHKDKGAAAPVKKEPKEITFIDPKKNLNLNIFLKQFKCTNEEFVAMIQNGDRTRFDVEVLKQLLKLLPEKHEIENLKSFQGEKDKLANVDRFYTSLLSVPCYQLRIECMLLCEETSSVLDMLKPKVKLVEEACQSLRASMLMPSFCRLILDVGNFLNYGSHTGNAEGFKISSLLKLTETKANKSRITLLHHILEEAEANHPELLALPDDIQICEKAAGVNLDSVQSEASALLKRLNETAKKVSNSVEEVKEQYTKLLDESLDACRALSERFAEINKQKTELAVYLCEDANQLSLEELFGTMSTFRALFIKALKENKTRKEQAAKAEKRKRQLAEEESKRQKGENGKIIKKGAVPQNDGCIIENLLAEIRKGFSLRKTRPRCDSESLPSSEMRSDTCPPGSSVKPADGKAAEIATISGPTKTQTEGHQASTGEVNGFISPSEKIPPAPLSAGSDGPAVPLNAPPGEPAMMTQAPLQRPVSLQKDQQAEESAVPSLDVMQPLPECKGEHQPSTNGFSLDSTETSVLSPSSLSDSDLLEAVLDGTSCPVDISVNVQIKECPLPNTDINETQSSESNIVGDGKGESSNKISHLTETVGQEKGGEKRESIIERMCGQDEVGGHKHPDPKTNVTALGEGIEGCDVPDGPEPEAVPAPKKQQSFFKKNKKKSNQGDSRKRKSRGRRKC